The sequence below is a genomic window from Brevibacillus laterosporus.
CACCTAGCATACAATGTTTCTATCAAAAGAGCAAGACGCAAAGTGCCTACAAACAAAAAATAAAATCCGATCACCCCACAGCAGACAACTAGGTATATTACTAGCAAAATTAGTAACTCTATACCTTTTTCTATTCAATAAAATGATGGTTCTCGCGTATATTCTACAACTTTGCAAAAGGTTTTATTATAAAACGACACAAAAATAGAATATAGCTTGTTAAATAAGAACAAGCGTTCTATAATAAGATATACCCATGTATGAGGACAAAGTGATTTTATAACGATGAAACAACGGATAAGGTGGTCTTTCTCATGTCTGTAACAAAACAACGGGATACCGTACAATTAATTGAAAGAATCCCTTCTTTTCCTTGGTATGTAGAAAAATATGTCGACCATAAAAGATCGAAACGCGCTTCTGTCTCTACTCTACTCGGTTATCTGCGCGATTTTGAGTTCTTTTTTCGCTGGCTTATGGCAGAGGGTCTCTCCAAAGCCCCACAGATGAACGACATTGCCCTCAATGAGTTAGAGAGTTTGCGTAAAGAAACAGTAGAATCCTATCTCCTCTACTTACAGGATTCTCATCTATTTGAGCGTTCATTGTTGTTAACAAAGCCGACCAAAAGCGCTAAAAAAGAATATAGCGATTTGACAATATCTCGCAAGCTGTCTAGTTTAAAGTCTCTTTTTTACTATCTATCTGCGCTCTCAGAAGATGAACATGGTGAATCATATTTAAAGCGTAACGTGATGGCAAAAATTGAGTTACATGTGGAAGAGGTTACACCACTCGCTCGTGCAAATGCTATCCGTTCCAAAATATTAGTAGATGACGAAATACAGAAGTTCGTTGATTTTGTCTACCATGGATACTTGCAGTATTGTGATACCAAGAAAAAATTAAATTTTCATTACCGGAATCGCGATCGAGATGTAGCTATTATCGCGCTAGTCCTTTCAGGAGGATTTCGTGTATCGGAAATAGTAAATTTAAACCTCCAAAACGTGGTACTCGAGAAAAATCAGGTCTTGATGATTCGAAAAGGAAAAAAAGAGGACGCCCCCTTCTTCAGTGATTGGGGAAAGGAATATTTGCTTCGTTATATGAACACACGTCAGAAATATCAACCTCCTGCTAGTGAGGATGCTTTATTTCTAACGATATCGCCCACAAAGCCAATCGGTCACCGTATTGATTTACGCTCCGTTCAGAAACTAGTAAAAAAATATGGAAATGCTTTTGGAATGCCAGACATTTCTGTCCATAAGTTACGCCATAGCTTTGCTACCCAATTTTTGCGTCTAAACCCTGATCCCCATCAACTTCAAGCTCAATTGGGCCATTCAAAAATAGATACCACGATGCAGTATGCGCATGTTCTTGATGATGCTTTGAGTAAAGCAGTAAATCGAACGACTAGTAAATTATAAAGAAAAGACCTTCTCCTCGTGTGACAAGCCTACAAGCCATATTCACTCCGATCATACAAAAAAGCAAGCAACATTCTTCGAATAATGTTGCTTGCTTTGCTTACAATCATGGGTTCAATCTATTCCTCTTCTTGCATTGCGTACCAATTTTCATAAAGCTGTTTGATCTCTAGTTCTTGTTCCGTTATCAGATTCTGATAGCGAATGAGTTGTACATAGTCGTCCTTAACTAGCTCCATCTCTTGCTGCCATTGCTCACATTGCTCTTCTTTCTGAGCGATCTCTGTTTCTAATTGTTGAAGCTTAAACGAATTCATTTTTGTCACTCTGTGTTTAGTAAGGGGTTTTGTTTGTGCCAGACTTTTACTCTCTGTTTGGATAGTAGATTTCCCAATTTTTACAGATTCAACATGAGTATGAGCTGCTTGTTTTACTTGATGTATCTGTTTTTCTGACTCTATCTTGTTCCCCTGTTGTGACTGATAATTACGATTTGGCTCTTCAATCTGCAATCGCTTTAAGCATGTACTTTTCTGCTTGTCGTTTCCCATTTTATTATTTTCATACAACTGTTGTTTTTTACGCTTTTCTCTTGCTTCTTCATAGGTTCCTTCATAATGTATCAGTTGTTGGTTATCAATCCAGTAGACACCTTCTACCATCTTCTGTAAGAAATATCGATCATGAGACACGATTAAGAGCGATCCTTTGTAATGAAGTAAGGCTTCTTCCAACGTCTCTCGGGCTTCGATATCTAAATGGTTAGTTGGCTCATCTAGTATAAATAGATTAATGTCTTGATTCATTAATTGAGCCAACCGCAGTCGCATCCGTTCTCCTCCACTTAGCTGACCCACTCGTTTAAACACATGCTCTCCATAGAACAAAAAACGAGCCAGCATATGTCTAGCTTGAGCTTCTGTCACAATGGCGGCTTCCCTAAAGGCATCAATGACACGTCGGCTAGGGTCTCCTTCCAGTGCCTGTTGAGATAAATACCCAACCTTTACTTGGCTCCCTAGCATTACACGACCTGCATCTGGCTCTACCTCTCCTAGTACCATTTTAATGAATGTGGATTTGCCACTACCATTGGAACCAAGCAGTGCTTTCCGTTCACCATACCGTAGGGAGAAATTCGCTTCTTGTAATAAACAAACTTTCCCGAAAGCTTTTGTCACATTATTAATTTGTATGACATCCCGACCGCTTCGGTCTGTTTTTTGAAAATACAAATCCATCTTGTCTGCTTCCAGACGTGGACGTTCGATTTTCTCCATTCGTTCCAATGCCTTTTCCATACTTTTGGCCCGACGATGAAAAGAATCATTGGGAGGATTAGCTTGATTTCCCCATTCACGTAATCGTTTAATTGCTTCTTTCATTTTCTTGATTTTCTTTTGTTGTTCTTGATAATCAGCGAATTGTCGTAATACACGTTCCTCTTTTTCTTTCACAAAAACACTGTAATTACCTTGATAGGTTTGCAATTCACCACTATCTACTTCCCATATACTCGTAGCCACTGCATCCAAAAAGTAGCGGTCATGAGAGATTAGCAAAATCGTACCTGGATATTCACGTAAAAATTGCTCTAACCACTCCATTGATTCCACATCGAGATGGTTAGTAGGCTCATCTAAGAGGAGTACATCACTTTTTTCACATAAAATTTTAGCCAAGCCAATTTTCGTCTTTTCTCCTCCACTTAACTGCGAGAAGGGAGTGTCAAGTAACGAAGATGACAACCGAAGACCATCTACTACCATTTGAATCCTAGCTTCCACCATATATCCGTCTAGTTGCTCAAAGGTATCCTGCAAGCGTTGATAGCGAAATAATAATTTGTTCTGTTCTTCTGTCGATAATTTTTGATACTCATCTATATTTGACATGAGTTGTTGGCACGATTGTATGGACCACTCTATTTCTTGCACCTTAGAAAAAGCACTTTGTATCACATTGCGCCCTGTCCATTCCCTTGGGTACACAGGCTGCTGTGGTAAATAAGCAAATGTGGCATCTTTAGCTCGAAAAATAGAGCCTGAATCTGGGGTATCTAGCCCTAGTAACAAGGTGCAAAGTGTGCTTTTTCCAGCTCCATTTGGCCCAACAATTCCTATACGTGACATTTGATTTACCTCGCAAGAAATTTCAGTTAAAACCAAATTGGCTCCGAATGATTTTGAAATAGAATTAGCAGCTAGAACGATCATGATCTATTTCCTCCTTGGAAATCGGCCCCCACAAACGTTACACAAGCGAATACAAGCCTCTTGGATCATCCCATACATGATTATAACTGGTGCGTTTTACCAGTACAAAAAACCACAGGCACCTACCACCTGTGGCATCTTTTCCTCTTAATGTAATTCGATCATCATGATCGAAAAATGGAAGGGAGGTTATGCATGCAAGGTACGCGTTAATGGAAACCGTTCGTATTTGTTAGTAGAGTTAAAAATGGACAGACTTCTCCCGTTGTTGACGAAATCATGTGTTTGACTGGACATTTCTACCACAAACCACGCTTGAACAGTTCCTGACATGTACCTGCACCTCCTTTTGCAAACTTTTCCATAGTATAGCGTCTGGTCTATAAATTGTAAAGCATCTTTTTCCAACCGTTACTCCATTACGCTTTGGGGATCAATCATCGCTTTACTTGTGTCTTGTTCTGCTAACCTTTGCAATATTCTCCGCTTCTTGTATAACATCTGACCTGTCATTGCTATGTCAGCAATCTGTGTTCGATTGGTATATGCACCAAAAAACATACCAGCTATTGGGATTAACTGAAATAATTTTTTCCAAGCCATATTATCCATATATGTCAAACTAACTTCGCGCCAACCTTGTAGCTGAGCTATGACTTCTTGATGTTTTTCTCCTTGATCAAAATAGGCCAGCTCTTCCAAAATTGCCTTTTTTCCAACAACATCTGCGGAAGTAAATTGTAGACATTTGATAATAAAAACACGCTCTACCTTGTCATGAGGGTCATATCCATAAGTAAGTGCCATTTCCTGCAACACTTTTAAGGAAAGGCCAATGACAATTGGTATGTCTATCGCAAGTGTAAACATACCGCCAAATCCTGTTGTAGCCCCTTGAACCATCGCAACATTAGTGCGCGATTCTGTTAATTGAATGGCTACTTGATCCATTTCTTGTAAGGCTCTAACCTGCACTTGTTCAATCCTATTGGGAGAGTTGCTAAATCGATTCCAAACATCTTGATTTTTGATAAGGTATTTGCCACCCGTCTGTATATAGGCGCCCATTTCGTTTATCAAATCCCCCACTTTTTCCTTTAATGCCTTTGGGACAGTGCGATCTAGCCATACAAACGGAAGTCGACCTATTTTCTCCCAGAACCATAAATCCTTTTGATCTTGCTCCCACGTCTCAATGGTACGTAACTGTTGCTGCAAGTCCTCTATGCTCTCCATGAAATATGCACCCTTTCACAATGCTTGTCCCCCTGCATTTACCATTCATCAGATCAGGTAGCTAAACGACAAACCGCCTCATACAAATACTCTACACCTATACAAATATCTGATACCTCGGCCCACTCACTGGGATGATGGCTAACCCCATCTTTACAACGAACAAATAACATACCCATTTCCGTTACTTCAGACATGATCATCGCGTCATGACCTGCTCCACTAAACATCTCTGGAAACTCCACAGTTCTTTTCAAGCCAATTTCACGAAACATCTGTACAAGTTCAGTGGAAGCATCCGCTTGTTTGATCGTTAGTAAATTTTCAATCTGATAATCTAGCCCGCGTCGTAAGGATATTTCTGAAAGCAAGGCGTCCAAATCGGTCAAAATCTGTAACAACCGTTGATCATCTATATCTCGAATATCAATTGTGAATTCAACAGAACCTGGAATAACATTGCAAGCACCCGGTTCCAGCCCGAAAGTCCCCACAGTCCCAACGGTAGGTTTACTACTATCAGCACTACATAGTTTTTCCAACCCTACTATTGCTTCGGCTGCACCCATCATTGGGTCTTGACGCATGTTCATCGGTACAGTACCAGCATGACCAGACTGGCCAGCCAATTTGATTTTAATCAATTGCACACCCATAATGCTTGTAACAATCCCTACAGGCTCATTGACTGCTTGCAGGTAGGGACCTTGTTCAATATGTAGCTCTAGATACGCTTTTATATCCTCAGGACTCCGCATATCTGATGTTCGTTTTTGAGACGGAAAGCCACATTGCTGTAAAGCCTCTGATCTTGTCACACCTTGCTCGTCACGTCTAACTAAATCTTCTGGAATAAGCTTTCCCCACATCCCCCTGCTACCAAAAAATCCATCTGAAAAACGAACTCCTTCTTCATCACAGAAGGCAACTACTTCAATAGGATGCTCATGCTGCACGTTATTTTCGGTCAAGACCTGTACAACCTCAATTCCACCAATGACTCCGACAGTGCCATCGAATCTACCACCGTTAGGAACCGAATCGATATGAGAACCTAGCATTACCGCAGGTGCATGAGGATTGATCCCTTCTTTTCTACCAATCAAATTCCCAAAGCAGTCTTGTCGAACATACATTCCTGCTTCTTTCATCCAGCTAGCAACCATACTTTGGGCTAACATATCTTCATTTGTCAAAGCTAGTCTAGTAACTCCCTTTTCAGAAGTCCTACCAATTTCGCCTAATTGTCGCAACCTACTGTCAATTCTTTGTTCCTTTATCTTTACGTATGAACCCAGATCGGGTTTCTGATTTTTATAGGTATCCATAACAACAAATCTCCTCTATCTAGATGGAATGTGTATCTTTTGTAGTAGTAATCTGATTATTATTTCATGGAATTGATTTTTTGACTATCTAGAAAAGGCTACTCTCCCTCTTGAAATACCAGGTAAAAGAAAAAAGACGCTTTGAAATTTCGTCTGCTTAACAAAAAAGCCGATCCCCTTCTGTTACAGGATCGACCCTCTATTAGAAATAAGATATTTTTTCAGCAGCTTATTCCATTCTACAGACTCAGGATATTCAATTGGAGCTTTTCCATCATTTTTACCGTCTTCTGAGCAAAACATTAGATGCTTATTATCTCCATCCACAATGAATAGCAAGCTTTTGGCATGCAGGAACGATATTTTTGGTTGCTTGCTCCTATTGGAATTCCACTGCAAGACCTTCCTTTTCCGCCTTGGCAGCTGCTTCATTCCTTTCATCAAAACGCATTACATACCCCGAACTCTCTATAAGTTTATTTGTCAGAGTGACAACAAGTTCCTGCAAACTTTTTTATCAGTAATCCCTCCCTTTTCCGGAATCCCCCAAGTCGATCAATCCCTCAGGATAGGGTTCAAAAAAGCGTTGTCGTAACAAATACTCTTGTTCATACCTGTAAACCCATGATTTTAAAAGACTAGTCATACTACTTAATGGCAATTTCCTCTCTCGATACCTACTTAGTAAATGCATAAAGTGTTCCTTTTCCTTCGAGGACAGCTCCTTACTAAAATAGCCCATAATATGCTGGCAGACATTAATATTGGAAGTATATCGAGCTGTACGCTTAAACATGTTGGGTAACAGTTTAGCATACTCATCCCAGACCTGCTTTTCTGTTTTTTTGTCGTGGTTTGCAACGATTTTCCCCAGCTCTTTAGTAAGCTTTTGATTATATGACATAAATAAATACTTGTTTTCAGCATGAAATTGAATTAATTTTTGAATAGTAGGCGCCATTTGCATATGGCGAAAATAAGCTTGCGTAAACAGCTTCGTAAAAAAGTGTTCTCTAATGGTAAAATTTTTTAACCTACCTTCTTCTTCAATAGCGGCATGAGGAAAATATGCTTCCACCTTATTACCAAAAAAACCGGGACCGCTTTCTACGACAGGTGCCCTCTCCCAACCACTATATACTTTAACATCTTTTACTCCACAACTTGGCGAACGATTTTTCAAAATAAAACCATCTACTTCCCTCACATTTTGTAAAAAATGATCAGAAAAGGCATTCATCTGTGTACTAAGATCTACGCGTGTTGAAGGCTGTACTAGCCGGTGTTGCTCCCCTTCTTTGATGATTCGAATGGTTTCACGTGGAATACCCAGACCGATTTCTACCTCAGGACAGATTGGAACAAAAGTGACGTATGGAGTTAAACTTTGCACAGTGATATCAGAAAGAACAGCTCCATTGTAACGACACTCCGCGAATTCCAGGCATTTACTTACAACAACAATAGGTTTGATAGCTGTCTCCACACTCGCCCCTCCACTTGTTGGTAATCCGCCTTTATTTTATCCATTTTGTACCACACTATACGAACAACTTTTTCTTACAAAAGTGTAAGTTGGATGTAAGATAGATGCATTTTCCTGAATCTATAAACCAAGTAGACTGATTTCATCACTACTAGAAAAATTTTGGGAGGTACTTCGTGTCTATTAACAAATTTCTTATCATCCTAGCAGCCGTCGTAGCTAGTATACTCCTTATTCTGTTTGGTCTAAGAGGACAATCTGTCATGCTGGACAGACTCAACCCTACTATTCCGGTGAAGCCGTACTACACTGTCGTGGAGACTGACGGTAAACAACTAAACAATACACAATGGGAATATAAATTGATAGGATATGATGATAAAGGAGAGAAAAATACCTTTATTATGATTGCTTCTAAAAGTCTGCGAAAAGGGGCCTATTTAGAAGTTTATGCGAAAGGCTTAAATGGAAAAGGATGGACAGAGGTAACTCCGGCAGGTATCCCTGAAAAAGCACAGAAAAATCTGAGCTTCCTTATAGCTTTGGAAAGCAACAATACAAGATAATCATCCACACGAATGTTGCCAATGAACTCTTCATCTAAACAGAAAAATACAAAAAAGGCTGTCCTCTGTAGGTTCATTCCTACTAGGAAACAGCCCTTTCTTGTATTTCTAGTTTTTCCTTCGTATGTTAGATCCGGTCTCTGAGATTGCCGTATAACGGGCGATCGTAAAATAAATAACAGAAAAGAGGTAACACACAGATAGCAATCATAACGTACAGCATGAAGACTGGTGAGAAGCTTTCGTACAGTAGCCCTCCGATAAAAGGACCAACCATGCGACCTGCAGTAGCCGCACCGCTCACAGCCCCTTGGAATAAGCCCTCTTTACCAGGAACGGACAGTTCTGCCGCTGCCGCTGGTACCGCTGGCCATAACAACATCTCTCCTAATGTTACAATCATCATACCGATGACAAAATGACTATAAGCCTGATCATATGCTAAAACACCCATTCCGCAAACAAATATAAACAAGCCAGCGATCATTTGAGAACGCAGATTAGACAAATAATGACGTGTGACATACGCACATAAAGGCTGAGCTAGGATTATCAAAGCCCCATTAATCGTCCACAACAAGCTATATTGGGATAACGAATACCCTAACCGAGTCATATAAGAAGATAGATTCGTCGACCATTGTACATATGGAATCCATGTTATGGCAAATCCTAAACCAAGAATCATCAAAGATAAACCAGAGGGTGTTCTCCACACAGAGGTTTCATTCTTGGGAGATCTGTCAGCTGCTTGCTCTGCCTTTCTTTGTACATGTCGGGCCACTGTCTCTGCCGCAATCTTCTTTAAATCTAAGCCAAAACCAATCACGGCTAAAAAGATTAAATTGGTTAATCCATTGACTAAGAAAACAAACATGAACGATACACTAGCAACCACTCCGCCCAAAGCAGAACCAACCGCTACACCTAGATTTTGCGACAAGTATAACAAGTTAAAAGCTCGTCGTCCCCCTTCTGGCCAAATACTTCCAGCCATCGCATTTAGGACTGGGAAAACCATACTGTTACTAAAACCAAGAACGCCCATCATACAGACATAAAATGGCCATTCTCGAAAAAAAGCTAGCGAAGTAACACAAGCAGCAGAGATAAGTACACCAGCAAAGATCGTTTTAATTCCACCAATCTTGTCATGTAAAATGCCACCCGCCATGCTTCCTACAATGCCCATACCAGCATGAAGCATCAATACGAGTCCAGCTACCGTAGCTGGCTTACCCAACACTTGGGTGATATAAATATTATTCAAAGGCCAAATAAAAGGCATCCCCGTTACATTAATAATGGCCCCGATCGCCAAAATCCACAGGGCCCGAGGATAGGTGGATACCATCTTGGAAAACACGTTCGTACTCTCCTCTCATGCTGTCAAAATCTACCGAAACCCTCTAACGATTACAACCATACAAATTAACAGAAGAATCCATTTTGGTCAATTCATATTTCATCGTTTGATCCGATCGATTTTTGATGAATCCATTCGCCATAAGCGATCTGTAGCTGTAAGCTCATCAATAGTAGACACACCTATTCCAAACATGGCTACACGACATTCAAACTCAACTCGTTCCATGAGTGCTACAACCTCATCAATGGATTTAGTAGCCGCTTCAAGTAGTGCACGACCAAACCCGATTAAGTCTGCTCCCAGAGCAATAGCTTTTGCCGCTTCTACCCCGTTCTGAATACCACCGCTTCCGATTAAAGGAAAAAATGGAAGCTCCTCACGGATGGTTTGTAAGGAAACTGCTGTCGGAATACCCCAATCTTGGAACGCCTCTGCCGCTATTTGCTTCATCGGTTCATTCGATCGGTACTTTTCTACCTCAATCCAGGAAGTGCCACCAGCCCCTGCCACATCGATAAAGGAAACGCCTGCATCCACAAGACGTCTAGCTGTTTGCGAATCAATGCCAAATCCTACTTCTTTTACTCCAATTGGAATTGGACTTCTCTCACAGACCTGCTCAATTTTTGGGAGCAACTGTCTAAAATCTTGATCCCCTCCAGGTTGGAAAATCTCTTGCATGCTATTTAGATGTAAAACGAGCGCATCAGCTTCAACCAACTCCACACAGCGAAGACATTCCTTTACCGTATAACCATAATTAAGCTGAACAGCCCCTAAATTGGCGATAATCGGAATAGATGGAGCGTGTTCTCTCACTCTAAAGGTTCGAGCAAGTTCTTCACTCTCCAAGGCAGCACGGACGGAACCTAAACCCATAGCCCAGCCCCTGGCTTCAGCCGCAATCGCTAATGTGGTATTAATTTGTTGGGCACCTTTCGTTCCACCTGTCATGGAACTCACCTGGAAAGGAGTCCCTATGCTTTTTCCTAAGAAAGACGTATGTAACGAAACATCGTCAAAACGAATCTCTGGTAGGGCCGCATGTAAAAAATGATACTGCTCCAAACCTGTCGTAAGCCGATTAGATACCTCTTTATGTAAACAAATCTCAATATGTTCTGATTTACGTTTTTCAATATCTGACTGATGTGTCACTACAATCACCTTCCTACATGTCATTCTCTGAATTTCCTATCTAACCGTACCCCATTACTACTCTATTTCTATATTGTAACAAAATAAGCTACAATACAAGAGCAAGCCTTTTACGTTGTTGCCTAATTTTTCAACGTAGTAAGACTTGTACTACTTTCTCCGCCTGTGAATAAAAAGTCCACTGGAAGGTTTAGGATAAAGAGTATATGAGTTTCGAAAAGAAGCTTGGAGGTGTTTTGCAATGTATTATTCTCGCAAACAAGAAGAACCGGTAGAAGATGTGGAAACCTCTATCTGGGCATGTACCAAAAATGATTGCATCTGCTGGATGAGAGAAAACTTATCTTTTGACAAAGTACCGGTTTGTCCCATCTGCAGCTCCTCTATGGTAAAAGAATCAAAAATGTTACCACCTATTGATTAGGATGAACACAAGGGAAGCCTGTCTCTTGGTGTAGAGTCAGGCTTCCCTTTCTCTAAGATTTCATCCACAGGAAGCTTATGGTATACTTTTATCATGATATGATTTTGTATATCTCGATGATGTAGAACCACGGAGGATTTCATGCTAACTTTCGAACAAAAACAAGCGATTATTGAATCGTTCCCAGAACTAACAAAAAAAGAGGTTTCCTTAGGACGCCTGAACTACCATTTTGAAGAAAGCCTTCACGACAAAAAGATTGTTGTGAATCATCTCCACCCAAATGGTAATGGTTTTGTCTATGCAGGCCACCTTCCGAAAAAAAAGACTGGTCCAAAAGGTATGGTAAATATCCGCGATTATTCCGAAGAGCAATTGCGTAGCTTGATTGCTGATTCTATCGCACATTTATCTACAGAATATGTTGAAACCGAAAACGATCTCGATTCAGCTGATCCTATTGAAGAGATTTGGGTAAACAGAAAAGGTGATACGCTACGCCTGATACAAGAGGATGAATTGTTTAACGTATACACAGGAGACAATCTGGAGGATTCCTACAACTCCTATAAAGGTGCAGTTACGTATCTGCACAGTGAAGATTTTAAGCGTCAAGAGTAGGATGGGAGGCCCTTGTCTAAGGGCCTTTTTATTTTAGAAAATGTCTTTATACAAGAAGCCTGGTTCTTGCTTCCAAATGTCACTATTAAATATATAGCAACTCCCAATGGCAAAAAAGCTTTCCACGGATATATCTAGAAAGCTCCTTTGTCTATACACACTAGAGGGAAACGCTACGTCTCGTACTCGGCTCCATGTAAAGCCTAAAAACGACATCAATGATGATGTGAATGATCTTGTTGAGCTTGTTGAGCTTGATCTCCCTGTTGATCTCTTTCTTTTTCCAACGCTTGTTGCTCTTCTCTTGACAGGTTTCCTACTATCACGCGCTTGGTAGGCAGCAAAGACAGACCGTGTGCTTTGACATAAGCTTGTACGTAGTAGACACCACCCTCTCGAAAAATCACGTTACTTTCATAGACCCCAGCAGAATCCCCTTGACGATGCTCAGATTTACTTTCTGTATTGTTGTCTGTTTTATCGGCTTTAGGTGCTGCTTTATACCGCTTACTCTCTTGCTCCTGATTTACCTGCCAAATTTTCAATTGCACATCTTCAGCATCTGATATGGGCTTATTTTTGTCTGTCAGCTTGACTTGTAACGAACTCACTTGGTTGGGTTGTAAGCTTTCAGGAATGGCAATTTCCATTACCTTTTATACATTTAAATCAATTTCATAAAGGCTTTTTTCAAAAATGATTAGACCAACCTCGAGGGTTTTTCCAATGTCTACTTTAAGGGGTGCACTTCACACGAAAATAAAGTGTTAGACTGGCTTTTATTTATGGAGCTATTGAATCCGTTAGTTCAATCATTTATCTATTGACTTGTTGCCTGCCATTTAGCACAGCAAAGCTGCCGAATATCTCTGCAGCAGCTTCTTGGTTGCGCTCTTGATCCCGTGTTACTTTAAGTATTTAAGTATTTAAGTATACAATCTTTCTTTTATAATAGATCCTGTTCCATTACTTAATTACAAAAGAAGTTGCAGTAACCACTGGGAAAAAGTCAACAATATAGTAGCTAAAAAATTTTTATATTTAGATATGATATTGACTTTTAAATTCGAAAATCTCATCAACAGCTTGATGATACCCACCTGATTTTCGAAAGGATTCCCTAATATTTTCAACATCTTTCTTGAAAGATGAGAGGCTTAACACATGATCTACGGC
It includes:
- a CDS encoding type 2 isopentenyl-diphosphate Delta-isomerase, with translation MTHQSDIEKRKSEHIEICLHKEVSNRLTTGLEQYHFLHAALPEIRFDDVSLHTSFLGKSIGTPFQVSSMTGGTKGAQQINTTLAIAAEARGWAMGLGSVRAALESEELARTFRVREHAPSIPIIANLGAVQLNYGYTVKECLRCVELVEADALVLHLNSMQEIFQPGGDQDFRQLLPKIEQVCERSPIPIGVKEVGFGIDSQTARRLVDAGVSFIDVAGAGGTSWIEVEKYRSNEPMKQIAAEAFQDWGIPTAVSLQTIREELPFFPLIGSGGIQNGVEAAKAIALGADLIGFGRALLEAATKSIDEVVALMERVEFECRVAMFGIGVSTIDELTATDRLWRMDSSKIDRIKR
- a CDS encoding cold-shock protein, whose protein sequence is MYYSRKQEEPVEDVETSIWACTKNDCICWMRENLSFDKVPVCPICSSSMVKESKMLPPID